From Juglans regia cultivar Chandler chromosome 9, Walnut 2.0, whole genome shotgun sequence:
GAATTATGGCTTTGTCAAAGATCTTTCttgtttctatatataattacgcGCGTACAGAAGAAGTTATACAAGAAGAACAATAAtgaattaagaagaaaatatgtaTCATGCTTTCGTCTCCAAGGCTGCAAAGTGGCTTGTCTCAGCTTCTGGACCCGCAGATCCCCTGAAGAGCAAAATTGCAAGGCTGCCTATGCAAAAATAGATGAAACAGCCAGAGCAATGGGTCACAAAGGAACCAAAATCTGTCCCTACAATGCATTGCCACCCAGGTCCATGCGCCTTATCAAAATCCTGCAATCATGATACAAGTAATTAAAGCCGAATCAATATTCCAAAAGACCAATCATTCGGCCAAAATACTCATGGTTCTTTTGGAAGGTTGCACTTCCATAGATATATTTGCACGGATCTTTTGGAAAGTTGCACTCATGGTTTGCCggcccagatttttttttattttttttatttttatatataacttggAGGACAGCGCCTCCTGATTTTATTGTAGCTCACTTATGGCTGAGAAACCGTGGTAACAATGTGAGCAATCAGCTACAACCCAGCTTCAATAGCAAAAACAAACCAGGAAAAGCAAAACTATACCAATTAAGCCAATTCCAAGGCATTTCTAAAATAAGGGAAGCCAAGTTTATCTGTTCGAATCAAGCCCCTCAAAAGAGGAGGAACTAGATCCATCTTAGACCATGAACCTGCACAATCATCCGAAGCCATTCGGGCCAAAAGTCAGCAGGAGCATTTCCTTGCCTGAAAACATGACTAATTGAAAACGACTTGCCGGCCCAGATATGAACCGAACCATTGATGACATTTTTCAGCCAATTGCAAAGCTTTTGTGGCAcctaaatcatttcaattttgacTAAGTTTTTGTTATAATATGCACAGGCCAGAGTACTGCTAGCTAGCACTAGCCAACCAAGATAAGAAATCAATGACACAGGTAATTTGGAAAGGAAAGGCTTTCTCAAAGATTTCGAACACAGCATGTGCGTACAAGGCTATTTATAACAGTGACAGGAGTACTAGGTTCTCTATGCATCAGAactttaatatttgaaaaaaaaaaaccagaaatgATAAGGGTAGCTATGCAGATGACAGATCATAACACCATCTGTTGACCGGATCTTCTAATTCAAAAGTTCATGATTGATGATCTGATAAAGTTATCGTACGTTGTTTCAGGATagagctaattaattattagcatCATCAATTAATAGAGTGCAAAAACTCCATCTCATAATATATTGACAtgttgaaaacataaaaaaatttgtacgTAGTAGTAGTCCTCATGTACCTGTTTTATGAAGCGGGCGATCTCGGTGGCCTCAGTGACATCGAAAAAGTCGAGCGCTTTTGCTGCAAGATCAAGAGCATCTTGCTGCATGGTTTGGAGCATATCAGTCTCTCCAACAACTGCTTTTCCTTCTAGCATGGCTAGCTAATACAATAGAGATCGATGTAATAGGACGTAATGTCTTAAACGTacagtttttggaaacttgATTGTGGATGAGGGTAAGACGGGAGTGGTGGAGATTATATAGAGTACTTTTGGAATAAAGGGGCTGGTCCTGGCAAGTGGGTCAGCCACttaccaaaaaacaaaagagggcggctgatttaatattatatcttgATGGCATATTTGTGGTCACCATATATGCAGCAGATCATGATCGATGCTGTGtggattaattatatatggcaAATAACCACtttggttatatatatactgtGATGAGCCAAGTTGATCATTCTGACGGCAAATGGCTCTGATCAGGCTCTAGCTGGCTTCACCATTATGGTCAACAGCTAGCCAGCACATGATACATGGCGTACTTGAGATGAAATctagaattaatttatatagtaAATTAAGTCTATGAAAAATTACCACAGCTTTTAATTTATGGTCCCAAGTTTAATCTTGGACACTTGGTTCCTCTTTTGTGGCGTATCAGCAAGATCTTGCCATGTGTCTGATTGCAACCTAACATGTTGCCAAGTTCTATTAATTGTAGTCTATTTTGTTCGATCGAGACTCGTGGCTTCCAGATTTTGTCATGGGACACGTACGACGCTGGTTTCATGTTTATCATGTGACTTAACTAGTAAGATATATGAATCTAATTGATCATCAGCAACTCGATACAGAAAATTTATAAGACCAGCTTTGtgatatgtaatattattaatttgtcaTCCAATCTAATTAAAGTACTGATCAATTCAGTCCATTGGAATTAATAGACTCAAcgattcatattaaattaagtaGCCCTTTTAAGggatcttaaatattttccccATATCACCATAATcacgatttaaaaaaaaaaaaaaaactaaaaaagtcttgttttgtttttttggatacaaattaaaaatctccATTGTTGTGGCCGGAGGGTTGGAGCAACGGATCGAATGCCTTTCGACGTTAAAGACCAACgttcaagatttttcttttgtaaagccTTCCCTCCTTAGTCCACCTCATAAAATGCGGTGGCGATATGGCTGATCATCCTCACTGTCATTTACAAACAACCGGCACTTTCGTCTCTACAGCGGAACGGTACTTTCCAACCATATCCCATAACACCACCTTCTTTCCTGCCCTTCCCCTCCCAAGATCAAATTAAGCAAACGAAACAGTCAAAACCTCTCATCCATCAACCCATCATCCTTAATTTCCCTTATTCCAGGTATTATTATATCATATGTCGCGTTCTTTTGCATCAAGCTGCTCTCTCCCTTCCCTTTTGTGATCTCTTATTCACCGCCACGGTTTGTCAACAAGGCGACGAGACGATACACATTAATGTCGCCTCGTTGTTTCGCACCTCGATGAGGTCGTCCTCACTCAGGGAACGGAAAAACGCCACGGCAGATGTGTCGGCGGAAGAGGAGCGGGCCGGTGTTTGTGGAGCTGTTCTCCTCGCAGGGCTGCTTCACGTCGCCAGAGGCTGACCGTAAGGCAAAAGGCCTATGTTGAGGCCCCCAAGCTCGACACCATGTTCACGCCCCAGCTGGTGGTTCAGGGTAGGGCCCATTGTGTTGGCAAcgatgagaatgctctattaGCCGCGATCAAGAATGAACCTAGAGTTCCTGGCATCCTGCTCCCACGTTCCGGGTAagtatatttcttttctttctactttcgtggatttttttattttttatttttttatcaaaatatagaTCCATATTTCTTATGTGCTAATCATGTTATATCGGGTCCCAGTTGAAATGAAGCCTTCTGCAAGGAAATTTAGTTTCTAGGAAAATGTTCATCTTTTTCAAGTATGAAACTTTGATCGTTAagcaaattttaatttgaacAGGCAACCTTCCAAAGGCCGACATTGGATTCCTTGCAAGTCTCCCTAACCGGATGTCTAAGGACAAAGGTGGACAATCGTGGTGCCAATGTCATGGTGGCATTGTACGAAAGCAGGTTGGTCACAGACTGCCTCGAGGGGGAGAACAAAGGTCGAGTTCTATACACTGACTTTGTTGTTAGAAAACTTCAAAAGCTCTACGCCCTCAAAGATATGTCTGCCAAGAAGACGATTTCCGGAACTGTAAATTTCCCTTTATGGCAAGGATTCAATAGCAGCAACTGTGGCCTCACTGTCTTTGTTCAAAATAGCTCTCATCACATTTTTGGCTCGCAGGACTTTCAGTTGCCGGAGAACTTATGAGGTGGACACACCAATGTTCTTTACTAGAATCGTTTTTCTGGCGCAGACATTAGACCGTTTATGTATGTATTGGATGTGTTCTGCTTTTATATTCTGTGTTGTTTTTTAAGTACCGGCTGAAGTTTATATTCAGGAGATGCAGGGGCGGAGATAGTTGCATTAcagtaaaattattctttttatgatTAGAATTGAATCCCTAAGTATAgcatgttaagatataaaataaataataaaatctacatcttctcATTAGTTTAATCTTTtgagacaagtggtgatttacatggtatcaaagccaccCCACATATGCAATCCATGTTGGCACAGTTGCAATCTTGCGGCATAAggggtgatgccggcatggcaGTGTTCATTCGGAGTTAGGAAAGACTTAGCGCACAGCCAACCCATGTGAGCACTGGGATCACCGTGGACGTCGGCTacggagcgtggtggttgttataatcccacatcgactaaatatgagattagttgatggtttataagcccctaaGCATCATTCCCTTGTAATCTGGTTTTAAGtatgagttctacc
This genomic window contains:
- the LOC108993228 gene encoding dynein light chain 2, cytoplasmic-like; protein product: MLEGKAVVGETDMLQTMQQDALDLAAKALDFFDVTEATEIARFIKQDFDKAHGPGWQCIVGTDFGSFVTHCSGCFIYFCIGSLAILLFRGSAGPEAETSHFAALETKA